The Tepidisphaeraceae bacterium genomic sequence GGCACAACCAGATGAACATTCGCACGATCCTCGGAATCGGCCGCGCACGGTCCGCGCGCACGCGTCGCCGCAACATCAAGCAGAACATCTTCGAGCTCCAGCCGCTGGAGAAGCGCGTGCTGCTGAGCACGACGACGCTCAACCCGATCGCAGACGCCTTCGTGCAGGACGGCGGCTCGGCCAACGCCAACAACGGCACCTCGGTCGACCTGCTGGCCAAGACCGGTGCCGGCGGCTCCGGCGCCAACCGCCACACCTACCTCCGCTTCGACCTGGCGGCGCTCTCGGCCGTCGACAGCGCGACGCTGCGCCTCTACGGCCACTACTACGACGGGGCGCAAGAGAACGTCCAAGTCCACGCCTACGAGGCCCGCAACAACACTTGGACCGAGCTGGGGATCACGTGGAATCAGATGGCCTCCGTCTCCCCGAAAACGGCAAACGTCGACGAGGGCGAGACGGTCGATAGCGCCGTCGCCCGCTGGTACACGTTCAACGTGACCGGCCTGGTCGCGGCCAAGAAGGCCGCAG encodes the following:
- a CDS encoding DNRLRE domain-containing protein — its product is MNIRTILGIGRARSARTRRRNIKQNIFELQPLEKRVLLSTTTLNPIADAFVQDGGSANANNGTSVDLLAKTGAGGSGANRHTYLRFDLAALSAVDSATLRLYGHYYDGAQENVQVHAYEARNNTWTELGITWNQMASVSPKTANVDEGETVDSAVARWYTFNVTGLVAAKKAAGDTSVSLEVRAPNWSNRLPRFNSREATSNKPELVVVANEPAVPTNLAASAVSSSQIDLSWTDASSNETGFKVQRSTSSSFPAGSGTVTLATTAAGATSYSDTGLSPAMTYHYRV